One region of Bosea sp. 29B genomic DNA includes:
- a CDS encoding TonB-dependent hemoglobin/transferrin/lactoferrin family receptor encodes MGMNCSGLRRGVALGALMLAAAPALAQQQRNPAPPAVTEQVQLDQINVQGEREAAPLLQGPTTTTTTRAQLDRQQVQSLTDLSNRVEAGITFNRQNGSLNIRGLDGARVLTTIDGIRQPFLIDTRVNRAGTNAFDFDSLSSLDLLRGGSGGATLGGGALGGALAVRTLDPEDIIRNGRSYGALAKTGYDSTDRAWFGSAAAAARMGNTSVLLQGGFRNGHEIDSKGNDKSIGATRTAPNPADFNQYSFLGKIYQQVGEAHRFGITGEFFKRADRIQTRTSTVSLTGNFRPGAYQTGEDVERNRVSLTYDYKQPGGLLIDEAHANLYWQRLKRNDLVSAYRYTSIIGPYGRDNENEQTAYGFNGHVIKNLQTGGLSHRVLLGTELRMSSLKQYSSGIDNCPTRPASGSFTGALATCNNLFTNQSDQPDVDGRLVGIYVQDEIGLLENRLRITPGVRFDWYEEKPQTTPAYSAGGSRPVGLPPSSSDSAWSPRVRLEYDILKNAPFVKDVTVFAQWAKSFRAPTADELYGRFGGPSTYLRAGNPLLRPEEGNGVDVGVRFGDKQLGGSITYFHTSYRNYIEQYQQQAAGVGGLYPQGGIVGLRNIPRAEIQGVEINGQYGFAPNWLVRGSFAYTRGRNKTDDIFLNSIPPMQGIVAVAYGTDRWGAEISAKMAGKRDDVSTVQAGTGFKAPGYTLVNASAWWRPMPEIADLELQIGVYNIFDRKYFDAANVPLSRPQPRDYYSEPGRTVKATLKYQF; translated from the coding sequence ATGGGGATGAATTGCAGCGGGCTGCGCCGGGGCGTGGCGCTTGGAGCCTTGATGCTGGCGGCGGCGCCGGCGCTGGCGCAGCAGCAACGCAATCCCGCTCCGCCCGCGGTCACCGAGCAGGTGCAGCTCGACCAGATCAACGTGCAGGGCGAGCGTGAGGCGGCGCCGCTGTTGCAGGGGCCGACGACGACCACCACCACCCGCGCCCAGCTCGACCGTCAGCAGGTGCAGAGCCTGACGGACCTGTCGAACCGGGTCGAGGCGGGCATCACCTTCAACCGTCAGAACGGCTCGCTCAACATTCGCGGCCTGGACGGCGCGCGCGTGCTGACGACGATCGACGGCATCCGCCAGCCCTTCCTGATCGACACCCGCGTCAACCGCGCCGGCACGAACGCCTTCGACTTCGACTCGCTGTCCTCGCTCGACCTGCTGCGCGGCGGCAGCGGCGGCGCCACGCTCGGCGGCGGCGCGCTGGGCGGCGCACTAGCGGTACGTACGCTCGATCCCGAGGACATCATCCGCAATGGGCGCTCCTACGGAGCGCTCGCCAAGACCGGCTATGACAGCACCGACCGGGCCTGGTTCGGCAGCGCGGCAGCTGCGGCGCGCATGGGCAACACATCAGTGCTGCTGCAGGGCGGCTTCCGCAACGGCCACGAGATCGACAGCAAGGGCAACGACAAGTCGATCGGCGCGACCCGCACGGCGCCGAACCCGGCCGATTTCAACCAGTACAGCTTCCTCGGCAAGATCTACCAGCAGGTCGGCGAAGCCCATCGCTTCGGCATCACCGGCGAGTTTTTCAAGCGCGCCGACCGGATCCAGACCCGGACCAGCACGGTGTCGCTGACGGGCAATTTCCGCCCGGGTGCCTACCAGACCGGCGAGGACGTCGAGCGCAACCGTGTCTCGCTGACCTATGACTACAAGCAGCCCGGTGGCCTCCTCATCGACGAGGCGCATGCGAATCTGTACTGGCAGCGGCTGAAGCGCAACGACCTGGTCAGCGCCTATCGCTACACCAGCATCATCGGGCCCTATGGCCGCGACAACGAGAACGAGCAGACCGCCTACGGCTTCAACGGCCACGTCATCAAGAACCTGCAGACTGGCGGGCTCTCGCATCGCGTCCTGCTCGGCACCGAGCTGCGCATGTCGTCGCTAAAGCAGTATTCATCGGGCATCGACAATTGCCCGACGCGGCCGGCCTCCGGCTCGTTCACCGGCGCACTCGCCACCTGCAACAACCTGTTCACCAACCAGTCGGACCAGCCCGATGTCGATGGGCGCCTCGTCGGCATCTATGTCCAGGACGAGATCGGCCTGCTCGAAAACCGCCTGCGTATCACGCCCGGCGTGCGCTTCGACTGGTATGAGGAGAAGCCGCAGACGACGCCGGCCTATTCAGCCGGCGGCTCGCGCCCGGTCGGCCTGCCGCCGTCGTCGAGCGACTCGGCCTGGTCGCCGCGCGTCAGGCTGGAATACGACATCCTGAAGAACGCGCCTTTCGTGAAGGACGTCACCGTGTTCGCGCAATGGGCCAAGAGCTTCCGGGCGCCGACGGCGGACGAGCTCTATGGCCGCTTCGGCGGGCCGAGCACCTATCTGCGCGCCGGCAATCCGCTCCTGCGTCCGGAGGAGGGCAACGGCGTCGATGTCGGCGTCCGCTTCGGCGACAAGCAGCTCGGCGGCTCGATCACCTATTTCCACACCAGCTACCGCAACTATATCGAGCAGTATCAGCAGCAGGCCGCGGGCGTGGGGGGCCTCTACCCGCAGGGCGGCATCGTCGGCCTGCGCAACATCCCGCGCGCCGAGATCCAGGGCGTCGAGATCAACGGGCAATACGGTTTCGCGCCGAACTGGCTGGTGCGCGGCTCCTTCGCCTATACCCGCGGCCGCAACAAGACCGACGACATCTTCCTGAACTCGATCCCGCCGATGCAGGGCATCGTCGCCGTCGCCTACGGCACGGATCGCTGGGGCGCCGAGATCTCGGCCAAGATGGCCGGCAAGCGCGACGACGTCTCGACGGTCCAGGCCGGCACCGGCTTCAAGGCACCGGGCTATACGCTCGTCAACGCCTCGGCCTGGTGGCGCCCGATGCCGGAGATTGCCGACCTCGAATTGCAGATCGGCGTCTACAACATCTTCGATCGCAAGTACTTCGATGCCGCCAACGTGCCGCTCTCCCGTCCGCAGCCGCGCGACTACTACAGCGAGCCCGGCCGCACCGTGAAGGCGACGCTCAAGTACCAGTTCTGA